The following are encoded together in the Capsulimonas corticalis genome:
- a CDS encoding exo-beta-N-acetylmuramidase NamZ family protein, translating to MSNLKSVLAGVDVLERDGFSALAGSRVALVTNHTGLTGDGRATADLLRAAPSVDLRALFGPEHGVRGELDTEQIADGVDRRTGLPVYSLYGPRTRPSEEQLAEIDTLVFDIQDIGCRFYTYISTLAQVMDAAAEFQKRLIVLDRPNPIQGAAVEGPIADVDKLAFVACHPIPVRHGVTIGEMGRLLQKERVPGCDLTVVPCEGWRRNDWWDATGLVWTNPSPNMRSLTQAVLYPGVGLLEMTNVSVGRGTDTPFELFGAPYLEPRAFAAFVNDAALPGVRAVPVWFTPRASVFAGERCGGVNLALTDRGAFDAVRLGFTLAAALRSLAPDLWIPEKLMTLLVNSDAYRGILEDRPYETIASGWRNSLTQFAARRDAVLLYP from the coding sequence ATGTCCAACTTAAAATCCGTTCTTGCCGGCGTCGACGTTCTGGAGCGCGACGGTTTTTCGGCGCTTGCCGGGTCCCGTGTCGCGCTGGTGACCAATCACACGGGGCTGACCGGCGACGGCCGCGCCACGGCCGATCTGCTCCGCGCCGCGCCGTCCGTGGACCTGCGCGCCTTGTTCGGGCCGGAGCATGGCGTGCGCGGCGAGCTGGACACCGAGCAGATCGCCGACGGCGTCGATCGGCGCACCGGGCTTCCCGTCTACTCCCTTTACGGCCCGCGCACGCGTCCGTCGGAAGAGCAGCTTGCGGAGATTGACACGCTGGTCTTCGACATCCAGGACATCGGCTGCCGGTTCTATACCTATATCAGCACGCTGGCGCAGGTGATGGACGCCGCCGCGGAGTTTCAGAAACGCTTGATCGTACTGGACCGCCCAAACCCGATCCAGGGGGCCGCCGTGGAAGGCCCGATCGCCGATGTGGACAAACTGGCCTTTGTCGCCTGCCATCCCATCCCCGTGCGCCATGGCGTGACGATCGGGGAGATGGGGCGCCTTTTGCAAAAAGAACGCGTTCCCGGCTGCGACTTGACGGTCGTCCCCTGCGAGGGCTGGCGCCGGAACGATTGGTGGGACGCCACCGGCCTTGTCTGGACCAACCCGTCGCCCAACATGCGCTCGCTGACTCAGGCGGTCTTATATCCGGGCGTGGGCCTTCTGGAGATGACGAACGTCTCCGTCGGGCGCGGAACGGATACGCCGTTCGAGCTCTTTGGCGCTCCGTACCTCGAACCGCGCGCCTTCGCCGCCTTTGTGAATGACGCCGCGCTTCCGGGCGTGCGCGCCGTTCCGGTATGGTTCACCCCCCGCGCGAGCGTCTTCGCCGGCGAACGCTGCGGCGGCGTGAATCTGGCGCTCACGGACCGGGGCGCCTTCGACGCCGTCCGCCTGGGCTTCACGCTGGCCGCCGCGCTGCGCTCGCTTGCCCCCGATCTGTGGATCCCGGAGAAACTGATGACGCTTCTGGTGAACTCGGATGCTTACCGGGGAATCTTGGAAGATCGGCCTTATGAAACGATTGCGTCCGGGTGGCGGAATTCTTTGACGCAATTCGCGGCCAGGCGCGACGCCGTCCTTCTGTATCCGTGA
- a CDS encoding DUF4153 domain-containing protein, with the protein MMAQWILGAALLLGILGDALFRDSDGSGLNWLLWTSSAVGAAAVLARRQSIAAAMSGRVLIALALLFSGLMALRDSFALHGLCLLAIIVAAAGAVSVQEGWRAMRSGFVEYAKSVALLAGAAFTGPTRFMNAARGAAGRVSDGFIPRAPQTEDQMSQAPEGADRWVAAPGVARGLLIVAPLFVVFLALLMSADPAYRHVVTSLFEWDLQTLIAHLLTIAVVAWCAAGVLHRALRHAAEAQSPAAAAPLLTLGVPEVMTILTAIDLLFLSFVGVQLRYAFGGEALIRATTGLTYAEYARGGFFELLAVAAIVLPVLLFLHWALDRRELRAERPFQWLAGVQVSLLGVMLASAYHRMRLYEAVYGMTELRLYVMAAIVWLAVVFAWFCLTVLRGRRRLFAGGALAAAALGIGVLEGVNPDALIAKINLAQAHSAHRFDGCYAASLSADAVPPLVNALPTLAPADAAIVAHQLLSRWTPPPQIDWRGWSVGRAQAWNAVESRMVELRTLAAGAPKDACPGE; encoded by the coding sequence ATGATGGCGCAATGGATTTTGGGAGCGGCGCTGCTTCTTGGGATTTTGGGAGACGCGCTGTTTCGCGACTCGGACGGCTCCGGGCTGAACTGGCTTTTGTGGACCAGCTCCGCCGTGGGCGCGGCGGCGGTCCTGGCGCGCCGGCAATCGATCGCGGCGGCCATGAGCGGGCGCGTTCTGATCGCGCTGGCGCTCTTATTCTCGGGCCTGATGGCGCTGCGTGATTCCTTCGCGCTGCACGGGCTATGCCTGCTGGCGATCATCGTGGCGGCGGCGGGCGCGGTCTCGGTTCAGGAAGGATGGCGCGCGATGCGCTCGGGGTTCGTGGAGTACGCCAAAAGCGTGGCGCTGCTGGCCGGCGCGGCCTTCACCGGCCCGACCCGTTTTATGAACGCCGCCAGAGGCGCGGCGGGGCGGGTCAGTGACGGCTTCATCCCCCGGGCGCCGCAGACTGAAGATCAAATGTCCCAGGCGCCCGAAGGCGCGGACCGCTGGGTCGCCGCCCCGGGCGTGGCGCGGGGCCTGCTGATCGTGGCGCCCTTATTTGTCGTTTTCCTGGCGCTGCTGATGTCCGCCGATCCCGCGTACCGGCATGTGGTGACAAGCTTGTTTGAGTGGGATCTCCAAACGCTGATCGCGCACCTGCTGACCATCGCCGTGGTCGCCTGGTGCGCCGCCGGCGTCCTCCACCGCGCCCTGCGACACGCCGCCGAAGCGCAGTCGCCTGCGGCGGCCGCTCCGCTGCTGACGCTGGGCGTCCCGGAAGTCATGACCATCCTCACGGCGATCGACCTGTTGTTTCTCAGCTTTGTCGGCGTCCAGCTTCGCTACGCCTTCGGCGGCGAGGCGCTGATCCGGGCGACCACCGGTCTGACATACGCCGAGTATGCGCGCGGCGGCTTCTTCGAGCTGCTGGCGGTGGCGGCGATCGTCCTCCCCGTCCTGCTGTTCCTGCACTGGGCGCTGGACCGCCGGGAGCTGCGCGCGGAGCGCCCATTCCAATGGCTCGCCGGCGTCCAGGTCTCGCTCCTCGGCGTGATGCTCGCGAGCGCCTATCACCGGATGCGCCTCTACGAAGCGGTATACGGCATGACGGAGCTGCGCCTTTATGTCATGGCCGCCATCGTCTGGCTCGCCGTGGTCTTCGCCTGGTTCTGCCTGACCGTCCTGCGCGGACGCCGCCGCCTCTTCGCCGGCGGCGCGCTCGCCGCCGCCGCTCTGGGGATCGGCGTCCTCGAAGGCGTCAACCCAGACGCCCTGATCGCCAAAATCAACCTCGCCCAGGCCCACAGCGCCCACCGGTTCGACGGCTGCTACGCCGCCTCCCTGAGCGCCGACGCCGTTCCCCCATTGGTGAACGCGCTCCCCACCCTCGCGCCCGCCGACGCCGCCATCGTCGCCCACCAGCTGCTCTCCCGCTGGACCCCGCCCCCGCAGATCGACTGGCGCGGATGGAGCGTCGGACGCGCGCAGGCGTGGAACGCCGTGGAAAGTCGAATGGTGGAGCTGAGAACGCTGGCGGCCGGCGCGCCGAAGGATGCGTGTCCGGGAGAGTGA
- the mutL gene encoding DNA mismatch repair endonuclease MutL has protein sequence MSSTPKIQILDDTTANQIAAGEVVERPAAAVKELVENALDAGAKRVLVELEEGGKYLIRVTDDGSGMSQEDAVLSLQRHATSKIRLADDLFKITTMGFRGEALPSIASVSQMTIVTRLDDPEEPDAPGIELRCNGGTFEGVTEVGARTGTSITVENLFYNVPARLKFLKTSQTETNHIVELMQRFALAYPHVAFRLQQNNQELFSSGGSGSMMDACVQVFGRDTARHLVPMDYEAGGLRVWGFVASPAALKNARSWQHSFVNRRFVRNKAVTRALDEGYKSVQTIHGVKYPPAVIMIDVDPGQVDINVSPTKTEVRFTREGEIYSAVYHAVKEALLAGGLVPTLIQKMTPGGGEEASPASGEGARKSSGVGYGQAPLFQVPSRPPVNVRRQDVTQSPFHEALLGKAAGEPDPFEDAAGYGAPANGYAGTGSNGAQYAVHAAPPSDRVQEGALMLDSPEMLEQTEFAREGGDAPLESTAPIESATGGDYRNHNLGSLRVLAQSRNMYIVAQTDHALVLIDQHIAHERVLYEKLIAGAEGAGAGVPVQQLMIPFTLELSKREAMVVENRLEDLRRAGFELEPFGGESYLVRSVPASVAQKHIKAQGGPEEVLREIVDELVEKTTSRRLMLPAEEVLITASCKMAVKAGDPLTFEEMNALVSDLLKSDNPYTCPHGRPIIVELANSDLDRKFGR, from the coding sequence ATGTCCAGCACTCCGAAAATTCAAATCCTCGACGACACCACCGCCAATCAGATCGCGGCGGGGGAGGTGGTCGAGCGGCCGGCGGCGGCGGTGAAGGAGTTGGTGGAGAATGCGCTGGACGCCGGGGCGAAGCGGGTTCTGGTGGAGCTGGAAGAGGGCGGCAAGTATCTGATTCGGGTGACCGATGACGGATCGGGGATGTCGCAGGAGGATGCGGTGCTGTCGCTGCAGCGGCACGCGACGTCGAAGATCCGGTTGGCGGACGATCTGTTTAAGATCACGACGATGGGGTTCCGGGGCGAGGCGCTGCCGAGCATCGCGTCGGTTTCGCAGATGACGATCGTGACGCGGCTCGACGATCCCGAGGAGCCCGACGCGCCGGGGATCGAGCTGCGCTGCAATGGCGGGACCTTTGAAGGCGTGACTGAGGTCGGGGCGCGGACGGGCACCAGCATCACGGTCGAGAACCTGTTTTACAACGTGCCGGCCCGTTTGAAGTTTTTGAAGACGTCGCAGACCGAGACGAACCATATCGTCGAGCTGATGCAGCGGTTCGCGCTGGCGTATCCGCATGTCGCGTTCCGATTGCAGCAGAACAATCAAGAGCTGTTCTCCTCCGGCGGAAGCGGCTCGATGATGGACGCCTGCGTGCAGGTCTTCGGCCGCGACACGGCGCGGCATCTTGTGCCGATGGATTATGAGGCGGGCGGGCTGCGGGTCTGGGGATTTGTCGCGAGCCCCGCCGCGCTGAAGAACGCCCGTTCGTGGCAGCATAGCTTCGTTAATCGCCGCTTCGTGCGCAATAAGGCCGTGACGCGCGCGCTCGACGAGGGGTACAAGAGCGTCCAGACGATCCACGGCGTCAAATATCCGCCGGCGGTGATCATGATCGATGTCGATCCCGGCCAGGTGGACATCAATGTCTCGCCGACCAAGACCGAAGTGCGCTTCACCCGCGAGGGCGAGATCTATTCGGCTGTCTACCACGCCGTCAAGGAAGCGCTGCTCGCCGGCGGCCTCGTGCCAACGCTGATCCAGAAGATGACGCCGGGCGGCGGCGAGGAAGCTTCACCGGCGTCCGGCGAAGGCGCGCGCAAGTCTTCGGGGGTTGGGTACGGTCAGGCGCCGCTGTTTCAGGTGCCGTCGCGTCCGCCGGTCAATGTCCGCCGTCAGGATGTGACGCAGTCGCCGTTCCACGAGGCGCTGCTCGGCAAGGCCGCCGGAGAGCCCGATCCCTTCGAGGACGCCGCCGGATATGGCGCGCCGGCGAACGGATATGCAGGGACTGGAAGTAATGGCGCGCAGTACGCCGTGCACGCCGCGCCGCCGTCCGACCGCGTGCAAGAAGGCGCGCTGATGCTCGATTCGCCGGAGATGCTGGAGCAGACGGAGTTCGCGCGTGAGGGCGGCGATGCGCCGCTTGAAAGCACCGCGCCGATCGAGAGCGCAACCGGCGGCGATTACCGAAACCACAACCTCGGCTCGCTGCGCGTGCTGGCGCAGTCGCGCAATATGTATATTGTGGCGCAGACCGACCACGCGTTGGTTTTGATCGATCAGCACATCGCCCACGAGCGGGTTCTCTATGAGAAGCTGATCGCCGGCGCCGAGGGGGCCGGGGCGGGAGTGCCGGTCCAGCAACTGATGATCCCCTTTACGCTGGAACTGAGCAAGCGCGAGGCGATGGTGGTGGAGAACCGGCTGGAGGATCTGCGCCGCGCGGGCTTTGAGCTGGAGCCGTTCGGCGGCGAATCTTATCTCGTGCGCTCGGTCCCGGCGTCGGTCGCCCAAAAGCATATCAAGGCGCAGGGCGGCCCCGAGGAAGTGCTGCGCGAGATCGTGGATGAATTGGTGGAGAAGACCACCTCGCGCCGCCTGATGCTGCCCGCCGAGGAAGTCTTGATCACGGCCAGCTGCAAGATGGCGGTCAAGGCGGGCGATCCATTGACGTTCGAGGAGATGAACGCGCTCGTCTCCGATCTTCTGAAGTCTGATAACCCGTACACCTGCCCGCATGGCCGCCCGATCATCGTGGAATTGGCGAACAGCGATCTGGACCGCAAGTTCGGCCGCTAG
- a CDS encoding metal-binding protein has protein sequence MPSGKVHDKITLITAAAAVPVWYLYCPSADVTPLILTLGSYIFSGLWLSDDLDTQSVAYKRWGVLRFLWWPYKTLVPHRSWVSHGIAVGPLIRVAYFLFMLWATVRCVLWLLVRKGIPVDRNAVMTDIWSHTLSWTFTHPTWTLWIVVGLILGGVAHSVADTIVSFLKKIW, from the coding sequence TTGCCCAGTGGGAAAGTTCACGACAAGATCACGCTGATTACGGCCGCCGCCGCCGTACCGGTCTGGTATCTCTACTGCCCGTCGGCCGATGTCACGCCGCTCATTCTGACTCTCGGCTCGTATATCTTCTCCGGCCTCTGGCTGTCCGACGATCTCGACACCCAGAGCGTCGCCTACAAGCGCTGGGGCGTCCTGCGCTTCCTCTGGTGGCCCTACAAGACCCTGGTGCCGCACCGATCCTGGGTCTCGCACGGAATTGCGGTCGGCCCGCTGATCCGTGTCGCCTACTTCCTCTTCATGCTCTGGGCGACCGTGCGCTGCGTGCTCTGGCTGCTCGTCCGCAAAGGCATCCCCGTCGACCGAAACGCCGTGATGACCGACATCTGGTCCCACACGCTCTCCTGGACATTCACGCATCCCACCTGGACCCTCTGGATCGTCGTGGGCCTCATCCTCGGCGGCGTCGCGCACTCGGTCGCCGACACCATCGTCAGCTTTCTGAAGAAAATTTGGTGA
- a CDS encoding PLP-dependent cysteine synthase family protein — MPVAVASSLDQLIGNTPLVRLTSLEEEAPGVEIYAKAEFFNPGGSVKDRPALNMIREGERSGALRLGKIILDATSGNTGIAYAMIGAARGYAVKLCLPLNASPERKKILRAYGADLVLTNPAEQSDGAIRMVKQLYAEDPDLYFYPDQYGNDANWRAHYESTGPEIWAQTEGRVTHFVAGLGTTGTMMGVGRFLRDTNPNVTLISMQPDSPFNGLEGLKHLETAIVPPIYDPRVADQNVECRTEDAYAMVKRLARCEGLLVGISAGGNVHTTLTLAKRAPQGSVFVTILCDGADRYLSERFWEDTPDEPRPQV; from the coding sequence ATGCCTGTCGCCGTCGCCAGCAGTCTCGACCAGCTCATCGGCAATACGCCGCTTGTCCGTCTGACATCGCTTGAAGAAGAAGCCCCAGGAGTTGAGATCTACGCCAAGGCCGAATTCTTCAATCCGGGCGGCTCGGTCAAAGATCGTCCGGCGCTCAACATGATCCGGGAGGGCGAGCGCTCCGGCGCGCTGCGCCTCGGAAAGATCATTCTCGACGCCACGTCCGGCAATACGGGGATCGCCTACGCGATGATCGGCGCGGCGCGCGGTTACGCCGTGAAGCTATGCCTGCCTTTGAACGCCTCGCCCGAGCGTAAGAAGATCCTGCGCGCTTACGGAGCAGATCTGGTGCTCACCAACCCCGCCGAGCAGTCCGACGGCGCCATTCGGATGGTCAAGCAGCTCTACGCGGAAGATCCCGACCTCTACTTTTATCCCGACCAGTACGGCAATGACGCCAACTGGCGGGCGCACTACGAATCCACCGGTCCGGAGATCTGGGCGCAGACCGAAGGCCGCGTCACCCACTTCGTCGCCGGTCTGGGCACCACGGGAACCATGATGGGCGTCGGCCGCTTCCTGCGCGACACAAACCCGAACGTCACCCTGATCTCCATGCAGCCCGACTCGCCGTTCAACGGCCTGGAGGGCCTCAAGCATCTGGAAACCGCCATCGTCCCGCCGATCTACGACCCCCGCGTCGCCGACCAGAACGTCGAGTGCCGAACCGAGGACGCCTACGCGATGGTCAAGCGCCTTGCCCGCTGCGAAGGCCTCCTCGTCGGCATCTCCGCCGGCGGCAACGTCCACACCACCCTGACCCTCGCCAAACGCGCCCCCCAGGGCAGCGTCTTCGTCACCATCCTCTGCGACGGCGCCGACCGATATCTCTCGGAACGGTTCTGGGAAGACACGCCCGACGAACCGCGCCCGCAGGTTTAG
- the hisG gene encoding ATP phosphoribosyltransferase has translation MTKLRIGVPKGSLQEATFALFKKAGWDFRVSTRSYQPVVDDDELEPVLLRAQEIPRYVAMGVLDVGLTGHDNVIESEADVYEVSELIYSKATSRPYRWVLAVPNNSPISGPKDLQGKRIATELVNVTKRYLEKHGVTAHVEFSWGATEVKVPDLVDAIVEGTETGSTLAAHGLKIVDTLLESTTRLVANKESWQDDWKQRKIENIALLLQGALDAETLVGLKMNVSKENLDAVIKLLSSLRKPTISPLEEDGWVALETIIPEKTVRHIVPELRRNGAQGLVEYPLNKVIY, from the coding sequence GTGACAAAGCTGCGCATTGGCGTGCCGAAGGGCAGCCTGCAAGAGGCGACCTTCGCCTTGTTTAAGAAAGCCGGATGGGACTTCCGGGTCAGTACTCGTTCGTACCAGCCGGTCGTCGATGACGACGAACTGGAGCCCGTGCTCCTGCGCGCGCAGGAGATCCCGCGCTATGTTGCGATGGGCGTTCTCGATGTGGGCCTGACCGGCCACGACAACGTGATCGAGAGCGAAGCCGACGTCTATGAAGTCAGCGAGCTGATCTACTCCAAGGCGACCTCGCGCCCATACCGCTGGGTGCTGGCCGTGCCGAACAATTCGCCGATCTCCGGTCCCAAGGACCTGCAAGGCAAGCGGATCGCGACCGAGCTCGTGAACGTCACCAAGCGTTATCTGGAGAAGCACGGCGTCACCGCGCATGTCGAGTTCAGCTGGGGCGCGACCGAAGTGAAGGTCCCGGACCTGGTCGACGCGATTGTCGAAGGCACCGAAACCGGCAGCACCCTCGCCGCGCACGGCCTGAAGATCGTCGACACGCTTCTGGAAAGCACGACCCGCCTGGTCGCAAACAAAGAAAGCTGGCAGGACGACTGGAAACAGCGCAAGATCGAAAACATCGCGCTGCTGCTCCAGGGCGCGCTCGACGCCGAGACGCTGGTCGGCCTGAAGATGAACGTCTCCAAAGAGAACCTGGACGCCGTCATCAAACTGCTCTCCTCGCTACGTAAGCCGACGATCTCTCCGCTGGAGGAAGACGGCTGGGTAGCGCTGGAGACGATCATTCCGGAAAAGACCGTGCGCCATATCGTCCCCGAACTGCGCCGGAACGGCGCGCAGGGACTGGTGGAGTATCCGCTGAATAAAGTAATTTACTAG
- a CDS encoding PIN domain-containing protein: MSKQKVILDACVLYPAGLRSVLMYLALGELYQAYWTDAIHDEWIRNVLEDRSDISPEQLARTRRLMDEAIPGSLVVGYESLIEDLDLPDRDDRHVLAATIHIEAQTIVTFNRRDFPTEKLAPYHIRTLTPDAFVLDLVQTFPLEALEALKIDRLSKQRPPKSPEEYLAALTAQSLTQSTAALRQYIEYL; the protein is encoded by the coding sequence ATCCTGCGGGGCTCCGCAGTGTCTTGATGTATTTGGCGCTCGGCGAGCTTTACCAAGCCTATTGGACTGACGCAATTCACGATGAATGGATCCGCAACGTACTCGAAGACCGCAGCGATATCTCCCCAGAGCAGCTCGCGCGTACTCGCCGACTGATGGACGAGGCGATTCCCGGATCGTTGGTAGTGGGATACGAAAGCTTGATCGAGGACTTGGATCTGCCGGACCGAGATGACCGACATGTGTTAGCGGCGACGATACACATTGAAGCCCAAACCATCGTCACCTTCAATAGGCGCGATTTCCCCACAGAGAAGTTAGCTCCATATCACATACGAACGCTCACTCCCGACGCGTTCGTGCTGGACCTGGTGCAAACCTTCCCGCTCGAAGCTTTAGAGGCGCTCAAAATCGATCGGTTATCAAAGCAGCGCCCTCCAAAATCACCAGAAGAGTATTTAGCCGCGCTTACGGCGCAGAGTCTCACTCAAAGCACTGCGGCTCTCCGTCAGTATATTGAGTATCTGTAA
- a CDS encoding TatD family hydrolase: MELFDTHCHLNHPDYDDDREEVAARARSAGVSAMLTIGYDMPSSRRAAALTAMDGVYAAIGVHPESAKEWTPESQSELRGFWDASQNRVAAYGEIGLDYHWDTQPRDHQQQVFAEQIAFAASLDPRLPLIIHCRDAQDDVLRILRESATPAPVVMHCFTGDTDTARACLDAGCWLGIGGVATYKKSDALRVAIAYAPLDRLLLETDCPYLAPQRWRGKRNEPSYLTAVAAIVADARGISPEDVAQATTHNARFVFRV, translated from the coding sequence ATGGAGCTGTTCGACACGCACTGCCACCTCAACCATCCGGACTACGATGACGATCGGGAAGAGGTGGCGGCGCGTGCGCGCAGCGCCGGCGTCTCCGCAATGCTGACGATCGGCTATGATATGCCGAGCAGCCGCCGGGCGGCCGCGCTCACAGCGATGGACGGGGTGTACGCCGCAATCGGCGTCCACCCCGAATCCGCGAAAGAGTGGACCCCGGAATCGCAATCCGAGCTGCGCGGGTTCTGGGACGCGTCTCAAAACCGCGTGGCCGCCTACGGCGAGATCGGCCTCGATTACCACTGGGACACGCAGCCCCGCGACCACCAGCAGCAAGTCTTCGCCGAACAGATCGCCTTCGCCGCCTCCCTTGATCCTCGTCTCCCCTTGATCATCCACTGCCGCGACGCACAGGACGATGTCCTGCGCATCCTCCGCGAGTCGGCCACGCCGGCGCCGGTCGTCATGCACTGCTTTACGGGGGATACGGACACCGCACGCGCCTGCCTGGACGCCGGCTGCTGGCTGGGGATCGGCGGCGTCGCCACCTACAAAAAATCGGACGCCCTGCGCGTCGCCATCGCTTATGCGCCGCTGGACCGACTGCTCCTCGAAACCGACTGCCCCTACCTCGCCCCGCAGCGCTGGCGCGGCAAGCGCAACGAACCCTCCTACCTCACCGCCGTCGCCGCCATCGTCGCCGACGCGCGCGGAATTTCTCCCGAAGATGTCGCCCAGGCGACCACGCACAACGCGCGGTTTGTATTTCGGGTGTAG
- a CDS encoding DCC1-like thiol-disulfide oxidoreductase family protein, whose protein sequence is MNAIRSDWRRFWFKPIHSGPQGLFRIVMGLLVLANAWILFPERVVWFSERGVLPTNFADNYQANYTPGPRVIHLLHHASDAWLTAFFVIFILAAICMTVGLWTRPSLFLVALGLNAIHNRNPIVNTTGGDCVMLVMTIYLMLAQADASCSLDRLWRVLKGREGRVAPRIVPWAQRLMQIQLSLVYACTAIAKLQGKSWQEGVAIYYPMHLPAFARFPTPHVISDNLIMINLMTYAALGIELALATFVWVPRLRLYVLGLGVLLHLGIEYSLNIPLFSFLMIASYIPFLTQEDLSNFQNWLVRTIRLTPLKLVYDGECDFCRSALLVVRFFDVFGLVTFLDSRDPAQLALAPEVSAEDAEHAAIAVGPKGRAYPGFYAFREIIRRTPAFWLLTVFLYIPGVPQLGQSAYQWVTKNRSRLPVAPRYKAKAQS, encoded by the coding sequence GTGAACGCAATACGCAGCGATTGGCGCCGTTTCTGGTTTAAGCCTATTCACAGCGGTCCGCAGGGTCTGTTTCGCATCGTCATGGGCCTGCTGGTTCTGGCGAACGCCTGGATTTTGTTTCCGGAGCGCGTCGTCTGGTTTTCGGAGCGCGGCGTCCTGCCGACCAACTTCGCCGACAACTATCAGGCGAACTATACGCCCGGGCCGCGCGTGATCCATCTGCTCCATCACGCGAGCGACGCCTGGCTGACGGCGTTTTTTGTGATCTTCATCCTGGCGGCGATCTGCATGACCGTCGGGCTATGGACGCGCCCGTCGCTCTTCCTCGTCGCGCTTGGCCTGAATGCCATCCACAACCGCAATCCCATCGTCAACACGACCGGCGGCGACTGTGTGATGCTGGTCATGACGATCTATTTGATGCTGGCGCAGGCTGACGCCTCCTGCTCCCTCGACCGACTGTGGCGCGTGCTGAAGGGGCGTGAAGGGCGCGTGGCGCCGCGCATCGTTCCCTGGGCGCAGCGCCTGATGCAGATCCAGCTTTCTCTGGTCTATGCCTGTACGGCGATCGCAAAGCTGCAGGGGAAATCCTGGCAGGAAGGCGTCGCGATCTATTACCCGATGCATCTGCCCGCGTTCGCCCGGTTCCCAACGCCGCACGTCATCAGCGACAATCTGATCATGATCAACCTGATGACCTACGCGGCGCTCGGCATTGAGCTGGCCCTGGCCACGTTCGTCTGGGTTCCGCGTCTGCGTCTCTATGTCCTGGGCCTGGGAGTGCTGCTGCATCTGGGGATCGAATACTCGCTCAATATCCCGTTGTTCTCGTTCCTGATGATCGCTTCTTATATCCCGTTTCTGACACAGGAAGATCTGAGCAACTTCCAGAACTGGCTCGTGCGTACGATCCGCCTGACGCCGCTCAAGCTCGTCTACGACGGCGAATGCGACTTCTGCCGGTCCGCCCTGCTCGTCGTGCGCTTCTTCGACGTCTTCGGCCTGGTGACGTTCCTCGACTCCCGTGACCCCGCGCAGCTCGCCCTCGCCCCGGAAGTCAGCGCGGAGGACGCCGAGCACGCGGCAATCGCCGTCGGCCCTAAAGGCCGCGCGTACCCCGGCTTCTACGCCTTCCGTGAGATCATCCGCCGCACGCCCGCATTCTGGCTCCTCACGGTGTTCCTCTACATCCCCGGCGTCCCGCAGCTCGGCCAGTCGGCGTATCAATGGGTAACGAAGAACCGCTCGCGTTTGCCGGTCGCGCCGAGATATAAGGCGAAGGCGCAGAGCTAA